The following proteins are co-located in the Siansivirga zeaxanthinifaciens CC-SAMT-1 genome:
- a CDS encoding TlpA disulfide reductase family protein translates to MKEIIIGKMKYALLLSLLFLMYGCKNENTKTALLDEKSIDNTSTTDFNLEVYDFEGFKKFLNRKDDTVYILNFWATWCAPCVKELPAFEALLHKYQNENLEVILVSLDFPNQYNTKLIPFIEEHDLKSKIVALNDVDMDTWIPKVNPNWSGSIPATLIYKNNKQTFFEQSFTFETLEKELKHFIK, encoded by the coding sequence ATGAAAGAAATTATAATAGGAAAGATGAAGTATGCTTTATTGCTTAGTTTGTTGTTTTTAATGTATGGTTGTAAAAACGAAAACACTAAAACGGCCCTACTAGATGAAAAAAGTATTGATAATACCAGTACGACCGATTTTAATTTAGAGGTATACGACTTTGAAGGATTTAAAAAGTTTTTAAATAGAAAAGACGATACCGTATATATTTTAAACTTTTGGGCAACTTGGTGTGCGCCCTGTGTTAAAGAACTCCCTGCTTTTGAAGCGTTACTACATAAATACCAAAACGAAAATCTTGAAGTTATTCTGGTAAGTTTAGATTTTCCTAACCAATACAATACCAAGTTAATTCCTTTTATAGAGGAGCATGATTTAAAAAGTAAGATTGTAGCTTTAAATGATGTCGATATGGATACTTGGATTCCCAAAGTAAATCCCAACTGGTCGGGCTCTATTCCAGCAACACTCATTTATAAAAATAACAAACAAACGTTTTTTGAGCAATCTTTTACGTTTGAAACATTAGAAAAAGAATTGAAACATTTTATTAAATAA
- a CDS encoding thioredoxin family protein — translation MKKTFQIISAACIVLCISAFTVANKTINEGYKIGDIAENFSLKNIDGKTVSLTDYKKSKGVIVVFTCNTCPFAVAYEDRIIDLDKKYAKKGFPVVAIMPNNTSIKPGDNLQAMQERAASKGFTFPYLIDESQDVFPKYGATKTPHVFLLENTKKGFEVKYIGAIDDNYQDPTAVKTKYVENAVDALLERKQIEQTETKAIGCSIKV, via the coding sequence ATGAAAAAAACATTTCAAATTATTTCAGCAGCTTGTATTGTTTTATGCATTAGTGCATTTACGGTAGCAAATAAAACAATAAATGAAGGCTACAAAATAGGCGATATCGCCGAAAATTTTTCTTTAAAAAATATCGATGGCAAAACAGTATCGCTTACAGACTATAAAAAATCTAAAGGTGTAATTGTTGTATTTACATGTAATACTTGTCCTTTTGCAGTTGCTTACGAAGATAGAATTATCGATTTAGATAAGAAATATGCTAAAAAAGGCTTTCCAGTAGTTGCCATAATGCCCAACAATACAAGCATAAAACCAGGTGATAATTTACAAGCCATGCAAGAACGTGCAGCAAGTAAAGGCTTTACTTTTCCTTATTTAATAGATGAAAGTCAGGATGTGTTTCCAAAATATGGCGCCACAAAAACACCACATGTTTTTTTATTAGAAAACACAAAAAAAGGATTTGAAGTGAAATACATTGGAGCTATCGATGATAATTATCAAGACCCAACAGCGGTTAAAACAAAGTATGTTGAAAATGCGGTTGATGCCCTTTTAGAAAGAAAACAAATAGAGCAAACAGAAACCAAGGCGATTGGTTGTTCTATAAAAGTTTAA
- a CDS encoding rhodanese-like domain-containing protein has product MEDLTQEEWASQLASDDNAVVLDVRTDAEVAEGIIPNAIHIDIFKGQGFIYAVEELDKSKNYYVYCRSGNRSGQACSIMNQLGFENTYNLEGGMMQWTGDVVEKE; this is encoded by the coding sequence ATGGAAGATTTAACACAAGAAGAATGGGCTTCGCAATTAGCAAGCGATGATAATGCTGTAGTATTAGATGTAAGAACCGATGCTGAGGTTGCAGAGGGTATTATACCCAATGCCATTCATATAGATATTTTTAAAGGTCAAGGTTTTATTTATGCTGTAGAAGAGTTAGATAAATCTAAAAATTACTATGTGTATTGCCGTTCGGGAAATAGAAGCGGACAAGCCTGTTCTATTATGAATCAATTAGGTTTTGAAAACACGTATAATTTAGAAGGCGGCATGATGCAATGGACGGGTGATGTTGTTGAAAAAGAATAG
- a CDS encoding rhodanese-like domain-containing protein: MRNVFLVILCSLNFTLLCCKDLSAQEGIITVSVTKFDGLLKDSDSIQLIDVRTPEEFNAYHLPKAKNINVMSETFVSDIELLDKSKPVYVYCRSGKRSSKGAQLMHEAGFLEIYNLDGGILEWEAHNLAIEK, from the coding sequence ATGCGAAATGTATTTCTAGTCATATTATGTTCTTTAAATTTCACTTTGCTTTGCTGTAAAGATCTTTCAGCGCAAGAAGGTATAATAACTGTCTCGGTAACTAAATTTGATGGCCTTTTAAAGGATAGCGATTCCATTCAACTTATAGATGTTAGAACGCCAGAAGAGTTTAACGCCTATCATTTGCCAAAAGCAAAAAATATAAATGTTATGTCTGAAACCTTTGTTAGCGATATTGAGCTTTTAGATAAAAGCAAACCTGTTTATGTTTATTGCCGTTCTGGAAAGCGAAGTTCTAAAGGGGCTCAACTAATGCATGAAGCAGGTTTTTTAGAAATTTATAATCTCGATGGTGGCATTTTAGAATGGGAAGCTCATAACCTAGCAATTGAAAAATAA